A stretch of the Salvia splendens isolate huo1 unplaced genomic scaffold, SspV2 ctg772, whole genome shotgun sequence genome encodes the following:
- the LOC121791298 gene encoding uncharacterized protein LOC121791298 isoform X1, with product MATPQILQTEQDVLMYSSLFPKDENVRPRGVEIEKKIEYLESLAGNVRNRRSRRWLNDRLLMELVPRLNAEEIRGLFAPPPWGEEGPPSAFCMTKVGEWDSFRNIDMDKEASIMESIENSSSKRRDRQDADKVAVLTAWHRVDGRTREALRRCYLTDLVSGYEECIRLFVKDSGNKDVLVMHVQDPFHRLLLHGVCEFYNLVSTTVAQSKGGAPTKTTKIKKKQSASSELPKITLCNFLKMAKEGFW from the exons ATGGCGACCCCTCAAATTTTGCAGACGGAGCAGGACGTTCTTATGTACTCTTCCCTCTTTCCCAAAG ATGAAAATGTGAGACCTCGAGGTGTGGAAATCGAGAAGAAGATTGAGTATCTTGAGAGCTTGGCTGGAAAT GTTAGGAACCGGAGATCTCGCAGATGGTTAAATGATCGCTTGTTAATGGAGCTCGTTCCTCGCTTGAATGCTGAGGAAATTAGAGGATTGTTTGCCCCGCCACCATGGG GTGAGGAAGGGCCTCCTTCGGCATTTTGCATGACAAAAGTGGGGGAGTGGGATAGCTTCAGAAACATAGACATGGATAAGGAG GCATCTATCATGGAATCGATTGAAAATTCGTCATCAAAGCGGAGAGATCGTCAAGATGCTGACAAAGTTGCTGTACTGACTGCCTGGCACCGTGTAGATGGTAGGACTAGGGAGGCACTTCGTCGTTGTTATCTTACGGACTTGGTCAGTGGATACGAG GAATGCATACGTTTGTTTGTCAAAGACAGCGGGAACAAAGATGTTCTAGTCATGCACGTTCAAGATCCTTTCCACCGGTTACTGCTGCATGGTGTTTGTGAG TTTTACAACCTTGTCTCGACCACGGTTGCCCAGTCAAAAGGCGGTGCGCCTACAAAGACTACCAAGATAAAGAAAAAGCAGTCGGCGTCGTCAGAGCTCCCTAAGATAACACTATGCAACTTCTTGAAAATGGCAAAAGAAGGATTCTGGTGA
- the LOC121791298 gene encoding uncharacterized protein LOC121791298 isoform X2, with translation MNRRSRRWLNDRLLMELVPRLNAEEIRGLFAPPPWGEEGPPSAFCMTKVGEWDSFRNIDMDKEASIMESIENSSSKRRDRQDADKVAVLTAWHRVDGRTREALRRCYLTDLVSGYEECIRLFVKDSGNKDVLVMHVQDPFHRLLLHGVCEFYNLVSTTVAQSKGGAPTKTTKIKKKQSASSELPKITLCNFLKMAKEGFW, from the exons AT GAACCGGAGATCTCGCAGATGGTTAAATGATCGCTTGTTAATGGAGCTCGTTCCTCGCTTGAATGCTGAGGAAATTAGAGGATTGTTTGCCCCGCCACCATGGG GTGAGGAAGGGCCTCCTTCGGCATTTTGCATGACAAAAGTGGGGGAGTGGGATAGCTTCAGAAACATAGACATGGATAAGGAG GCATCTATCATGGAATCGATTGAAAATTCGTCATCAAAGCGGAGAGATCGTCAAGATGCTGACAAAGTTGCTGTACTGACTGCCTGGCACCGTGTAGATGGTAGGACTAGGGAGGCACTTCGTCGTTGTTATCTTACGGACTTGGTCAGTGGATACGAG GAATGCATACGTTTGTTTGTCAAAGACAGCGGGAACAAAGATGTTCTAGTCATGCACGTTCAAGATCCTTTCCACCGGTTACTGCTGCATGGTGTTTGTGAG TTTTACAACCTTGTCTCGACCACGGTTGCCCAGTCAAAAGGCGGTGCGCCTACAAAGACTACCAAGATAAAGAAAAAGCAGTCGGCGTCGTCAGAGCTCCCTAAGATAACACTATGCAACTTCTTGAAAATGGCAAAAGAAGGATTCTGGTGA